tttgtataatatatgtagtatatacacacatgcgtccttaaattttaacacttttttactAAGTAATTAATGTCGTTTCACCCACTATAATTCTTTTACATTTTAGCTTTGTTTTATGTTCTTCATTTGAATTACACGGTTTAACAAATaagaattgaaatattttatttaatctgGCCAGTCCACCTCAATCAGGCTTCCACTAATAGCAATTTTTCCTTTTCCACCGTAAATTTGTTTGCAATACGCGCTATGTTTTTAATATCTAcagttaatttttgttattattgaacTGATGACAACaggttttaatttcttttcgcaattgattttcttttcggtaattttcatatatgtagatacgtTATATCCAATAAAACGTATCAGCTTGGAATTAGATTATGCATATTTGTGGTTCTTAACAAGTTTTTTATTGGTCTCGAGGTCTTAATAAGGTTTTGTATTGGTATTTTTCATGAAACGAAGTATTCAAGTTCCTATATTCATGCAaaattctattttatatttacgtaattttatgcacatacatatatttaacacaTCTTCATTTTTTTAgctattttgatatatttgtaacagtattatgtaaataaatgctaAGATTCTATTGCACCTAGGTACATGTTTCTCTTTTTGCTTCCAAtgtttataattgaaaaaaaaatgtttgttaacacaagaaaataattaaaatttcatggttgctatatacatattattaaatatattacttcatatattttttcgttcATGTCAATATGCAGTTCTTTTTATTGTTGAGTTGTCGACGGCCGTTAGTAGTGTATATTGAATTCCAGACTTTTTATGGTCACCTTGTAGCATTGTTGCCAAAGAAATCTTCTGCAAttaaaatatgccgaaaattgtaatacaaaaatttattttcattatgaaGTTTTAGATTGCGAATCAAATAGTCTGCCAAAGATGAgttaataatttcattcaataaatttttatttcaaaataatatgcGTACACTTCTATAAATATATCCAttctatattaataatatagTTTGTTACTAATTCTCTAAATAATTAAGCGTAATACTTACGTGCATCGAAGCTAAAGTTCATGGAAGGATCTGGTGTATTAAGTAGTGCATTTTGGCTAACACCAGTTCCTATTGACCCAGATTGATGTTGTTGCATGCTAAGCGAATTTGTACTATTTAAACCTCCAGAATTACCACCACTCATTGGTCCCTGTTGAGCACTGCTCAAGGGACTTTGCGGGGTGGAAGTTATTCGCAGACCGCCAGGACCGCCATTTCCTCCGCCGCCACCTGGCACTCCGTTTCCACCAGAAGAAGCACCAGCTCCTCCAGCGGCAGCAGCCTGTTGTTGAGCACGTCCGCTTACTACAGCCCGCAATTCCTGTTTTACGAAATCAGAAGAGTTTGCTGCATTACCTGctgaaaaaaacaaacaaagtaaaaaataaacatttaacaaaataaattaaaaaattataaacattatttttcactctaattatttacatacattgttATTCTGATATGTTTACATGATACGTTAtgatttgtatgtatgaataaaaaaataatcccaTTTAATACATAACGatgcatacatataacataGTCAACAACACAAATGTGTAAAAAGGACGTTTAATCTAATGTTCATTTACCACCGATTGGcgctcaaaataaaattatgttatttacaATACGAAAATCCAGTTCGGATTCGGTTTCTGCAACTTTATTTAAACTATGACTAtgttaaaattattacatataaaaaagtaatataaaatttaaatctttttagaAATGGAATGGAATACCAGCTGGTTTGTCTCTCaataattcacaaaaataatGTGCCCCAAAAGTTATCGATTAACGATTTCCCATTTTAATCAACTTGGcctaattacttttaatttcatatgtacatcaaatatattaatattttaataaaataaagcaaataaataaatcaaataagcaatatatagttttattttaaaattttacaattttatagaaAGTTGTAATGAAATAACGGTTTTGATCTGtgcataaaattaatgaaatgcataacgtattttttaatacatttacgTAAGCCATTCGCTAACGGGCAGAATGTATAAATAATCAGATAGAACGATGTAGGAAGTAAGGAAGTTtgtgtaatttattttagtaattataTCTAACATACAAAGCATTTATGTACATCATgagtatatacaataaaagtGTGAGCTCAACAACGGTAAGTactaaccaaaaattttaatatcaaaataacaGTTTGACAAATAcaccatattttttgaaataaatatattattcagaGCACATTTGCATGTTTCGCTTTTCGGGTtattatgtgaaaaattaaatatctgcaaataatttcattatacTAACAATTTCGGCTATTTTTActcacatatacacattaatatgATTAATACAGAAGGatttcaatacaaatatttttttttattttattttattaacttcagAACAccaatttgatttaaataataaaacatggTTTGGaagaaattctaattttttagaTCGAAAAAATTTACACATAGTAGATCAGTAttctttgtgaaaaaatttttatggtcTTCCTTTTTACATTATCGGCCTGATAATAAACATAAAGATCGAATATAAGTTTAACATCTATATAcattaagtatatatttttgtattagatACAAATGTAGggaatgcacatattatatggtacaaattatatatgtatattattttatattccaaGTTGGTAAACGCTTACCGGCCTGAGCGCGACCATAAAATtcgttttgtgtttgttgtggGGTCGCATGAGCAGCATGCTGCATATTATTGTACATCATGCCACCAAAGCCAACAATACCGACACTCCCGCCGACGCTGACACCGCCATTTACGCCGAGGCTTGTGGCGGCGCCATTGCCGCTTGTACCTACAATATTTTCGTGATTTACATTCGCAATGAAAGGGCGTGGAGAGCCTGTTTTGGGTTAATACGAGATTTGCATTTTAAGTTCAAAACTATATTTACTGGACGTATTCAGAAATATTTCTAATAGTAAAACTTTTCTAatagatttataaattataataaataaatgtggagcactaaaatcggttcagtactCTTCTTGGCGGTTACTGTTTACTGAGTAACTAATATAATAAAGCAAATACGAATAAATAGTCGTGTTTAcgcttttgtgtatttttttaatttaaaaaaattcaatagatAATATTTGACATTTAAGGTAATACGAATATTTCGATAACATACAATTTATGTAGTTCGATTTGACTTTAGGCATAAGCCTTAGCGtttatttgctaaaaatttttttagcaatcagtatttttttatccaaaatttaattgttaattttttgatttattcgtctacaatgtttttttttttgatatcttTTAAGCGATAGTTTCAGTGCGATTTTcgaaaaaccgattttttttgttgctttatcaGATTAGTGGAGAACCTTGCGACTCcaatttttaaacgcgtttttctcagaatggtgctatggaagttttttaattttttttgtttgaaatcttcctatttttttctatgaaaaactgtcgaaaacaGGGCCAAAATCGATACGTTTTGATCAAAAGCGGGATAGCGACTTTCCCacagataaataatttttttgaaatttttcttttagatcAAAATTGTATTGTAGCTATTATAcaaccaataaataaacataaaaaaaatattttgtattcgtcatgaatgAACGTAAAAAAACTGgaccgattagttaatttcaaccTTAAGaatcgcgaaaatcagtgatttgtCGGAAAGTCACACTGAAACGGATCAATTTCAACCTTAAGaatcgcgaaaatcagtgatttgtCGGAAAGTCACACTGAAACGATCCCCTAACTTACTAATTGTTGCTTCGCCATGCGTAAAGCAGTTATTATCCTACTTTTCGGTATCAGCAGAAATTTTTCCATCaaactattatttttcattaacacATGTAATTTCTTTTCAGTGTAATgttaagtataaaaattaccTAAACATTCATAActcaaattgtaaacaaaaaagtgtgaaaataaaattttgttaaaatctaaattaatgttttaaagtaattttaattgtttttaagtcGCTGAATTGAATTTTAATGGTACTAGAAAGGGAAAGGTTAAATTTGAGAACTTGTATTTTcgtcatatatattttattatttgatagaTTTGATTTTTAAGTACTTATTTGCAGTTTTCACATTAGGGAACATCGAAAAATACACCACGCATTGCTTAAAATTGATACACTTAATATTCTCATATGAATTATAATTGGAAACATACCCACTGGGGCTCGAGGCTTATAACCACAAAAGGCAGAGAGTTAATGAAAGCTCTTCAAATGACTGGGTGCAGTACTCGTATCATGTCTAGTGGAACACCAACTTTTTGGCCAACAGATCCACTTAAAACACAAGAtcttattgattttttcattacaaaacaTGTCTCTTCAAATTATATGTGCATAGAAAGCGGTTTGGATATGACCTCTGACCATTCACCAGTATATTTAACACTACACGAAAGGGTTGTTATTAAGAAACTTCCACTTAcgctaacaaataaaaatattgactgGGAATACTTTAAGCAATTGCTATCCAATGTTGATAGTCACGTAAAAATAAGTTGTAATTCCGAGCTAGATAACGAAATCATGAATTTgacaaatacaattcaatatgcAGCATGGAGTAGTACACCAATTAAAAGAAACGTCACAGCAGGTCATAAGCATACtatagaaattaaagaaatggtaGCAGAAAAACGCCGATTACGCCGAAAGTGACAACAAACAAGATCTCCATCTGACAAAAGTTGTCTTagcaaattgtgtaaaaaacttaccaataagataaaggcatttaaaaatataactctcAGCTATTATCTGAACGACCATAGAAAAAATCGACTGGGTTTGACCTTATTACCAGTGAAATACCTGTACTGAATACAGCTTCCTCACAACGTTGTATGTAAAATTACTGCTATAATGAATGCTACTATAAATCGTCAATACGTATCTATTTATTGGAAAACTGCAGAGGTAAATATGTTCAATAAACCCGGTAATCCAACGCATGAAATTACTTCGTATCGGCCCATATCTTTCCTGCCAATACTTtcaaaacttttggaaaaactgcttgCTGTGCGTATTAACAACATAATTGAAGGAAGCTGATACCGGTGCATCAGTTTGGCTTTCGAAAAAACGAGAGACTAAATCAGTACACATTGATTTCACATACAACAATACTACTACGCCTTGGTATGTTCGCAGTCACGATCTTGAACGCGATCTCGGAATTGACTCAGTTGCTGCATCGTATTAGTTACAAtagcaatgaaataaaaaaaaaataaaaaatttaaaaaatatgaattaaccATGCGCATCCTGTTTAGATTTGCGTCTATAAGTTCTGGGTTATTTCAAAACTTAtaatattacaacaaatatCAGAGAAATATGCTTATTAAGTAAAGGATAAATAGTCTTTTGAAAAAAGATGTTTTCGCAGAAACCACCCctgcagccatctgcttggagcggaaccgcctcctaggagcatcaaaaggtcattcctggactacgtcgacgacgtcgtacagtacgccaaccggacttcggacgcaactaactttcgacaggtactgaccgccattcacagcgaagccatcaacaccttcaccaacTCCCTttccgtgaatggcgttcttggaatcaaaccaccacccatagcagacgaagagctccagctgccgcgagaaacgcgtgtgacccttgcgcaacttcgttctggatactgtagcaggttaaactcctacttatccagaatagaccctgacatactgaatgtatgtcctgcatgcaacgagtctccgcatgacactgaccacctctttgcatgccctacgaaccctactcatctaacaccctcctccctttggtccgaccccgtcgaaacagcacgtttcctgggcctaccgttagataacatcgacgacaacacaaatgacatttaccatcccaacggggattgaatttccgttaagacaacaacaacaacaacagagcgaagcaaaaaaaaatttaattgtgaaAAATGAGCAAATGATCGTCGATGATCACTAACTCCCATACCCACGACAactatgtacataaacatacgtacatatgtatatactatattaccGCCGAAATGTATAAATCGTCGCTAAGTTAACAAAATTCGTTGAATCGACAATTTTGCGACATGTTGGCGATGTTGGCAGTTCTGTACTTTTTGCAGTGCTTTGTTTTGAAGTACTGTAATTTTCGATTGGACTCCATTTTCATGCCGTCAAATTTAGATAAAATGAGCTAAATCAAGGAATGTGCTTTGAACTTATACAAAAAATGATAATTGTACAgaaattgtataatttaatgTCAGATATAGTACATAATATGacacaaatgaaaaaaacaaatttaagttcTTTAACACTCTCTGCTTTCATATTCCTAATTAAACCAAAATGTtgtgatatataaaattattcgacaatagaaaaaaaacattgttttgtaaaaattggaaattagtTTGCGGTGCTCAGTAGTACTCATGCTTGAGTATGAATGCGTGAGTATGCTCGACCGCCAATACATCGGCCCTCGCTGCTTTGtagttcttcagacgggtaattgctattcgattTCATAGTCTGTCAATGAAGCGTCTGAACGTCTGCACGTCTTCAATTGGTGAATCGGTTTCACTATCTCCTGGTTTTATGCTTTCACTGACATTCAGCACGTTGGAGAAGTATttccttcataattttagtatactcTGGACATCCGTAACTAGATCACCTcagggggttctacaagaggaGTGAGCCATGTgttgaagttcacgcaaatgaggaaagttctcagaCTGCCATTCATTTGAGAGTGGGCAGAAagtattattttacaaatggctcaagcagctcacgacttccggttttagaccaagtatcctctgagtagcaaaagaacatccgtttgaaggcgagctaaagtgagaagtcgaaccatccctccccagggttgtgcgctggttttGGGACCCGCCCCGTAAAAAAACCTCCCGATGAAgaggaaacaacagcctcggacgagaaaccccctttttgatgacgacagCTTAACTTGCAATTGATAATTAAGGATgtttccgattttttttatgtgaTTAATTGTGAGCaggatttattttttgtgttcagttcaataaatttattttatagacaGAGACCTAAGTGAACAAAATGTGAATCTAATCATGAGACTAACAATATCGTGATCACTTCCGTGGCGACTGATGTAGATAAGCTTGAAAACTTGATGTCCCCATAATTCCAATGCGggcaaatttaatgaaacttttatattttgacgATTTGACCGTActgaataatatatttaaatttaaataacatatttttcagtCAGAATGTCTAAGCTTAAATGTTGTTAgcttatataaaaaagaattaaatgtaCAATTAACAAAGAagaatgaatatatgtatgttcgaaATCGAAAGTAGTCTTACTAAAAAGCGCACgaggaaacaaaatatttcagagacttattttcacatttttaaactCAATGATTTTAACGTTATTCAATTGAATAATATACAAGTACTTTTATACAGAAGtctaattaatataattaatattgttTACTTACTAACACTAAATTAAAAGTGGATTAGTATGCTTCTGAAATCtttcatcaatatatatattaaaaagagCTTTTGGCATCCTACTACTCTGACATCATTACgagaaatacataaaaaaatcaaatggacATTCAGTACCAATATCAAAACTTTATAAATATGTTGGAGCTAAGGATCTTTCCACCTTACTATCCTACAAAGTTTGGTTTCTTTCTTTAGTACTTCATCATATTACGCTATTACGAAACTTCATTTCTTTAGCGTTATTCGCaaacttttagtagttttggaCAATACTACAACATGCGTAGTAGTAAAGATATTTGCTGTCCTcggagatatatatatatatttatcaaatatgggcatgttttgcaaaaaaaattaacaagctCAAGAATAATTTATGAATCATAGTATCGTTTTGTGAGTGTGGAATTGAGGGCGATTATGCCGTGCACGCAGGTTAGTAATGTTGACTTTACTTTTGCTATAATAACTTTAGCACGGaccatacatataaattaatatatttcttcatTGTGATCTTTtagatacgtacatatgtaggtaaatcGCAATAACTATTACcgttattttatacttttacaaaaaaaaaacgttatcaGAACCAAAttattacacaaaaaatattcaatcagAAGCAAATGGGAGGatgcagaaataaaaaaaataaaagtattttgctTCTAGCACAACAACTTTGAGCAGATAAACGGTATTGGTTAAAACGATCTGTCAATTAGAAACCTACAAACCTACGTTAGAGAGCGGACATTCTCTGTGTTATTACTCTTtgatgtaaatattaataatataacaattttcaattacTACAAATGTTTTCACTTACCAGGTAAATGTTGGGTAGTTTGCGGAACGCTACCCTGGCGTTGCATtcgttgcatttgttgttgctggaaTACGTTTGAGCTGGGTCCACCATATGGTGACTGTGGAGATGGAGAATTTGAGGTACCACCACTAAAACCACCAGATTCGCCACCTTGAAAAGAATTTTGCCGCTGCAGACCGACATTAGTTCCAATATTACTAGTAACTGCATTGCCAGATACACCCCCTCCGTTTGGAGAGTTGAGACTTCGCCGCTGATTTTGATACGGACGTGTTGTATAAGGACTAACACCCTGCTAAaggaattacaaaaaataaaaaaaatgtgctcAAAGCTAAATTTTATTCACTAACTTGTAACTGCGCGCTTAACATAGGATTATGTTGTTGTAATGAATGACCGCGTTGAGTTGTCACATTTCCACTTAGTTGTACACTTGGCGTACTAACATTACCACTAGCATTCCATTGTTGAGATGACGGCATGCCTGTAGGTGATTGTATACCACCTGCTCCTCCACCAAAAGGCGGTTGGCGTGGTGATAGCTGCGGAGTAACATTAGCGTTTGCTGCTTGGGCAGCCTGAAACGccatctgttgttgttgctgagcattcacttgttgttgctgctgtgaaATATGCTGTTGATGATGGGGCGATAGACGTTGTCCGCTTTGTGAATATTGCGGTGCATAACCTACGAGGTGGagtgtaataaaatatatgtgacgggaaaatcaaaaatgaaatgCTGGTAACTAACCTGCATTCGTTTGTGGACTAAATGGTGCATTACGTTGCCCTGGActtaactgttgttgttgtagtaaacTCTGTGAAAAATTCGGACTCAGTTGCGAATCGGGCGGCAAGTTGGTACGAGATAAGGCGACATTTGGCGCTACTGTGTTATTCAACAGCGAACCAATGTTGTTGATGTTCGGATTTAGACCTATACGGCacatttagtataaataaatataaaaaatatatgtaattattctTTTTACGTACATAACTGATCTGTGCGCGCTGTTGCACTCTCAGGAACCAAaagctgttgcttttgttgttgctgaagAAGACGCtctttctgttgttgttgctgttgctgctgttgacgAATTCGATACTGCTGATGCGCTGGCAAAACAGAGCCTCCAGGTGTCGTAACAGTATTCATTGGGCCCCTGTTACGTGACGCCGAATACATAGGTGGCGGTCGTTGGAAACTTTGATTGGCGTTGACACGTAATACCTCCAACATTTGTTGTACCTGAGTTGACTGTTGATTGCCTCCAATTGCAGCCTGCTGCCTTTGCAACATCTGCAGATGATGCTGGAgctgtagctgttgttgttgctgagttAAACTCCCTCCACTGCCACTCCCCATTACGTTGCCAGGATAGGCTGGCGGTTGCGGCTGTTGTTGatgatgttgctgctgttgcagttGAGATGTCTCGACCATCAATGAATTTTGAATAGCGTTGATAGCCATGCGTTCATTAATCTCTTGCTGCGTTAATCCAGCCAAGGCAGTGGGAGTAGGTGCTGATACAAATGGCCCATCGTCTGAAACGTAATCCATAACGCTATCCAAAATCTTAGATAATTCTGAATCGCCATCAGCGCCGCTAGGGGCGGCTAATTGGGAGCTTGCTTGTGATGTCACTATTGACGCTGTGACGTTGGCTGTCCCTGAGGTAGCTGTGGTGTTATGTGAAGATGTTCCGAAGGCGTCCgatgaagaaaaatttatttgcggTTGAGATAGTTGTGTTGGTTGCTGATGTGAAGAACGTTGAATGTTACctaaacattgttgttgttgttgctgttgttgctgttgttgtaggtggagttgttgctgatgttgctgctgttgcagcGTGAGGTAGGCATCGGAAAATTGTTTGCGCATACTATTGCTCCGTCCAACGGCTCCGACAGAACTGCCTCCTGCACTAATTGATGAGGTCGTCGTCATTGTGCCGCTTTTTGGAGGCATGCCACCTAGACTATTCGGCGCTGAAACACTCATAACACCGAGTGTCGAGTTGACGCGGCTTGCTGAAGGTGTAATGTCAGGTATAGCTTTGACTTGAGGTGGTACAGTGACTATAGGATTCTTTGGCGGATTTTCTAACAGCGAGGCAAGCATTTTATTGCTCTCACGTAACTTGGATGGGCGGTCACTTTCACGTTTTGCTAATATGCCATCATCCGGTTCATTGAGCGAACGCTTGCGAGTTGTAGGATCACCCTGGTACTTTAAACTTTTTAGTAAATCCTCTTGCGACATGTCCTTGGAGTGATGTTGCCCGTGGCTATGACCGTGTGAATGACTATAGTGCCCATCGTCTTTTTGTAGCTGGCGCATCAATTCACTTTGTCGACCAAGCGAAGGTCCTTTTCCATCATCATCCTCCGATTTTTCGTTAAGCAGCTGTGTTAaatatattcagaaaaaaaatctgTATATTCCAATTCAAGTACATGAGTGTACTCAAACATTTGTGCTGATAGAATATGGCAGATAAGTGAATGGTTTAAAGGGATGGTGGGGCCTTACTTACCGACAGTAACATGGGATTGCTGGAGTTCGAAGATTTTGGTAATGCACCACCACCAAATAGGCGCGCATTCGATATACCAGTAGCGCCCATTTTGAACATTCCGGACGAACCCCTGTTGCTACCGCCGGCACCTCCACCATCCTTATCTTCATCGGAATTGAGTAGACTCTGATTGTAAAACTTTTGGGAGATCAAAAATATCGCATAAATAAAACCTCCTTACAAACTACATATTATCTTATGAGCAAAgaccatttatgtatataactctAAACTCACCTTATGGCGCAGGCTAAGATGATCTTTATCACCATCGGTCGGGTTCATTCCTGAGGTCATTGAATGCGATTTATTTGTCAATAAATGCCGTAAACGCTCTGATTCCGGTTGGGGTGGATTCGTCTGTGCAGATAGTTGGGTCATGTTAGCAACAGTGGTAAGTAATGGCGGACCACCATTTGGTAAATTTGCAGGGCCGCTCAACGCACCACTGGAACCACCTTGAGGTCCAGAATTATTGCCACTTATGCTGCTACTGCTGTTTATGCTAGCGTTCATGTGGtctttatcaatatttttatcactTGTTTCGAACGCCggaaaaccaaaaccaaacGGGCCTCCACTAACCCCGGGACCAGCAGATGACGGCTGACTTGTATTTGACTGAGGAGAAGGCAAGCTCGCAGCTGAGTGTGACGACAGTTGATATGGTGTCGATGGTGAAGCACATACTGCCGGACTGAAACCATGTCCCGCTGACGGTGGACGCGGAGTGCTTACTGGGGTAGTAACAGAAGCGCGAGAGTTTGGACGCGAATCCGTCCAACCAGTGGCGTCCATTTCAAAACTGGAATGTGCCAAGTCAAAATCAAAGGGGTCGGAGCTATAGAAAATCGTTGCTTCGGGTCCAGCAGGCGATGCGGTAAACGAATTGACCAGATTGGAATTATTCGAAGTCGAAGCCGATGTTGCCACAGTAGGATTGTTACGTTGTGTACCACTCCCTGTACCATTGATAACAGCTGAAGTCATCAGTGGTCCACCCACATTAGTAGTTTGCGTGGTGAGTGGTGGCATACCACCACCTCCAACTAGTCCTCCTAACATATGTACACCGCTACTTACACTTGCTAAAGCTGAGGCCGACGAAGAGGAGCATGACGAATTGTTATTAACAAGTGAGTCCAAGGGCAGAGAAAGGGGCGAAACTAACGATGGACTAGGCGACATTGTTGACAAACTGCTAGATGGCATCATACTACTGTTCCCGATACCTCCGATGTTCAATCCACTTATACCTCCTCCACCTATATCGTTATCCGTGTTAAGTAATGTTTGCAGAGACATAATATAATCGCCCTCAGTTTGCGactgatttaaaaaaagtcGTGAATTCGCCTTAACATGAACATAAATATCGGGTGCGCCGAGACGCAATCTAAATGGACGTGACATCACATTCGCAATGGGAGGATGAATGAGTGTTGCAGGCGTTCCACCAGGTGAGTGTGATGATGGAGAGTTCATCAAATGGACTGAAGCAGCTGACTCTTGAACCTCGCGTAAGTGAGATTTCAGAGCATTTAAGTCCTGCGGATGACAAAGATCTTGCAAAAGGCGTCCCAACCAACTACTCAAATGTTGACGATAGGGTTCACGAAGTGCAGTTACATCCAAATTGAGTATCTTGCCGTGTACGTCGAGTTTAAAGGTTAAATGCTCTATGGCCTGCGGTTGTATCTGCTGTATGGCCGGTTCATCTTCGGGACGGGTAATCAAACACAATATGGAGGACGTTGTATCACCATCGtctaaaatttatgtaattagcaaatgaaaaacttaaacaaCTAACATCCTACCTTTCATCGGTGTTGCTAGCAGCATAACTTCCTCATATTTTTCGGGGTTTATGTGTTGTCCGACAGTTTTCTGTTCCAAAGCATCGTTTTGGTGCGTCATAGATGTTTGAGTAGCCGAACGCAAATCTTTGACTAGCATTCGGACTTTAGCTGctatatttcttttagttttagcaCTCCCTGGACCTAAC
This DNA window, taken from Bactrocera neohumeralis isolate Rockhampton unplaced genomic scaffold, APGP_CSIRO_Bneo_wtdbg2-racon-allhic-juicebox.fasta_v2 ctg100, whole genome shotgun sequence, encodes the following:
- the LOC126766369 gene encoding nuclear receptor coactivator 2 isoform X7 translates to MSIVAAENAGLGPCDLPDSWAPNTINSINNITSIVANSRDISSVSAVTKNSSNTAVPLNIDNNISSNIVFFKNQSSPTTTAIQPTTSFGFSPTSTARATTSTTSSLIYKVPLSSPAAATAAVTVSPASIGSVVTSLGVGLVPSIPTCASLTGTSASGTGAVAGVLLSSPISAGGSSNSISISGQKTITNYQVNNVNNNANNTGNTSVRSLTLPLQQQQLQLQQQNGLLLHNKQNNQNNNNSSLVNNNHHKNSNNFNLILRQKAAATVSLAAALQNSITMNAVASPISNNPATPTRKIRRKTDPKANLPQSQINKCNNEKRRRELENNYIEQLSEFLQLNKRGDTASTKPDKAAILNQVVKTYREFCDKGQSRDISSSTSTTASSALNSTTPNNNNSSSTCKSNDNRNNTASTRCLRCATDNCSIHPVQQGDVSSTEPPLPEPSLLNGQVPEISAYFEALEHYLSSVDWVLLQVTADGIIESCTQNIRELIGYDKQELFRKPLYQYLHSGDHAKLDPIINNMPYGVSGNATGDIGCGSGSQSGWNDLEDANSGTNSQHSTASLGPGSAKTKRNIAAKVRMLVKDLRSATQTSMTHQNDALEQKTVGQHINPEKYEEVMLLATPMKDDGDTTSSILCLITRPEDEPAIQQIQPQAIEHLTFKLDVHGKILNLDVTALREPYRQHLSSWLGRLLQDLCHPQDLNALKSHLREVQESAASVHLMNSPSSHSPGGTPATLIHPPIANVMSRPFRLRLGAPDIYVHVKANSRLFLNQSQTEGDYIMSLQTLLNTDNDIGGGGISGLNIGGIGNSSMMPSSSLSTMSPSPSLVSPLSLPLDSLVNNNSSCSSSSASALASVSSGVHMLGGLVGGGGMPPLTTQTTNVGGPLMTSAVINGTGSGTQRNNPTVATSASTSNNSNLVNSFTASPAGPEATIFYSSDPFDFDLAHSSFEMDATGWTDSRPNSRASVTTPVSTPRPPSAGHGFSPAVCASPSTPYQLSSHSAASLPSPQSNTSQPSSAGPGVSGGPFGFGFPAFETSDKNIDKDHMNASINSSSSISGNNSGPQGGSSGALSGPANLPNGGPPLLTTVANMTQLSAQTNPPQPESERLRHLLTNKSHSMTSGMNPTDGDKDHLSLRHKFYNQSLLNSDEDKDGGGAGGSNRGSSGMFKMGATGISNARLFGGGALPKSSNSSNPMLLSLLNEKSEDDDGKGPSLGRQSELMRQLQKDDGHYSHSHGHSHGQHHSKDMSQEDLLKSLKYQGDPTTRKRSLNEPDDGILAKRESDRPSKLRESNKMLASLLENPPKNPIVTVPPQVKAIPDITPSASRVNSTLGVMSVSAPNSLGGMPPKSGTMTTTSSISAGGSSVGAVGRSNSMRKQFSDAYLTLQQQQHQQQLHLQQQQQQQQQQQCLGNIQRSSHQQPTQLSQPQINFSSSDAFGTSSHNTTATSGTANVTASIVTSQASSQLAAPSGADGDSELSKILDSVMDYVSDDGPFVSAPTPTALAGLTQQEINERMAINAIQNSLMVETSQLQQQQHHQQQPQPPAYPGNVMGSGSGGSLTQQQQQLQLQHHLQMLQRQQAAIGGNQQSTQVQQMLEVLRVNANQSFQRPPPMYSASRNRGPMNTVTTPGGSVLPAHQQYRIRQQQQQQQQQKERLLQQQQKQQLLVPESATARTDQLCLNPNINNIGSLLNNTVAPNVALSRTNLPPDSQLSPNFSQSLLQQQQLSPGQRNAPFSPQTNAGYAPQYSQSGQRLSPHHQQHISQQQQQVNAQQQQQMAFQAAQAANANVTPQLSPRQPPFGGGAGGIQSPTGMPSSQQWNASGNVSTPSVQLSGNVTTQRGHSLQQHNPMLSAQLQQGVSPYTTRPYQNQRRSLNSPNGGGVSGNAVTSNIGTNVGLQRQNSFQGGESGGFSGGTSNSPSPQSPYGGPSSNVFQQQQMQRMQRQGSVPQTTQHLPAGNAANSSDFVKQELRAVVSGRAQQQAAAAGGAGASSGGNGVPGGGGGNGGPGGLRITSTPQSPLSSAQQGPMSGGNSGGLNSTNSLSMQQHQSGSIGTGVSQNALLNTPDPSMNFSFDAQDFFGNNATR